From Planctomycetota bacterium, one genomic window encodes:
- the nusA gene encoding transcription termination factor NusA, whose product MNAELLRHVDGIARDKGIDKEAIYTDIEQAIASGLRKHFDVDDVAEFSVQLDRLDGKITAQRQGEPIPLETMGRIGAQTVKQVMIQLIRQDERGSIYDEYKDRVGTILTGAVARFEGSTMIVSLGRTEGIMPRSEQIPGEYHNDGDRIQALVTEVRDTPSAVKIILSRSHPEMIRKLFEREVPEVGERTIEIKALAREAGHRTKIAVTSIDSKVDAVGACVGVRGSRIRNIVDELGGEKIDIVRWNESSQVLISNALKPAEVAEVALCFELSRATVVVNEDQLSLAIGKRGQNVRLAARLTGWDIDIITPAEYEDNVARLERILRTVPEVTQDHVDKVIALGLIDVRDVEEVGEGPLMDEVEVDEDLAERMVDVCVEEAKIVAKEQAAKKAAEEAQRSMAQSVLLADPVTADEAGSEGAAPESTDEPAAEEPDPTGDDAPMAGPMEHVEGAAPEIVTHDETSFGTDRDDLSPEEQAIHAEHVNNDNDIDPSDDRVNNGGDKEFADEQSEEAALAEGRVEPPPAQN is encoded by the coding sequence ATGAACGCCGAACTCCTCCGCCACGTCGACGGCATCGCCCGCGACAAGGGCATCGACAAAGAAGCCATCTACACCGACATCGAGCAGGCCATCGCGTCCGGCCTGCGCAAGCACTTCGATGTCGATGACGTCGCGGAGTTCAGCGTCCAGCTCGACCGCCTCGACGGCAAGATCACCGCCCAGCGCCAGGGTGAGCCGATTCCGCTGGAAACCATGGGCCGTATCGGTGCCCAGACCGTCAAGCAGGTCATGATCCAGCTCATCCGCCAGGACGAGCGTGGCAGCATCTACGACGAGTACAAGGACCGCGTCGGCACCATCCTCACCGGCGCCGTCGCCCGGTTCGAGGGCTCCACCATGATCGTCAGCCTCGGCCGCACCGAGGGCATCATGCCCCGCTCCGAGCAGATCCCCGGCGAGTACCACAACGACGGCGACCGCATCCAGGCCTTGGTGACCGAGGTCCGCGACACACCATCGGCCGTCAAGATCATCCTTTCGCGCTCCCACCCGGAGATGATCCGCAAGCTCTTCGAGCGTGAGGTTCCCGAGGTCGGCGAACGCACCATCGAGATCAAGGCCCTGGCCCGCGAGGCCGGCCACCGCACCAAGATCGCCGTCACCTCCATCGACTCCAAGGTCGACGCCGTCGGCGCCTGCGTCGGTGTCCGCGGCTCACGCATCCGCAACATCGTCGACGAACTCGGCGGCGAGAAGATCGACATCGTCCGCTGGAACGAGTCGTCGCAGGTGCTCATCAGCAACGCCCTTAAGCCTGCCGAAGTCGCGGAAGTGGCCCTCTGTTTCGAGCTTTCCCGCGCAACTGTCGTTGTAAACGAGGACCAGCTTTCACTGGCCATCGGCAAGCGCGGCCAGAACGTCCGCCTCGCCGCCCGCCTCACCGGTTGGGACATCGACATCATTACCCCTGCCGAATACGAGGACAACGTCGCCCGGCTGGAGCGCATCCTTCGCACCGTCCCCGAGGTTACCCAGGACCACGTTGACAAGGTCATCGCACTGGGCCTGATCGACGTCCGCGATGTCGAGGAAGTCGGCGAAGGCCCGCTGATGGATGAGGTCGAAGTTGACGAGGATTTGGCCGAGCGGATGGTCGACGTGTGTGTCGAGGAGGCCAAGATCGTTGCCAAGGAGCAGGCCGCGAAGAAGGCCGCCGAGGAAGCCCAGCGGAGCATGGCTCAGAGCGTGCTGCTGGCCGACCCGGTCACCGCCGACGAGGCAGGCTCCGAAGGTGCCGCGCCCGAATCGACGGACGAGCCGGCTGCGGAAGAACCCGATCCGACCGGCGACGACGCCCCGATGGCCGGGCCCATGGAGCACGTCGAGGGCGCCGCGCCCGAGATCGTTACTCACGACGAAACCAGCTTCGGCACCGACCGCGACGACCTCTCCCCCGAGGAGCAGGCCATCCATGCCGAGCACGTCAACAACGACAACGACATCGACCCGTCCGACGACCGGGTCAACAACGGCGGTGACAAGGAGTTCGCCGACGAACAGAGCGAAGAGGCGGCCTTGGCCGAGGGTCGGGTCGAACCCCCGCCGGCCCAGAACTAA
- the infB gene encoding translation initiation factor IF-2 — MAKAKGKRISDLAKELDIPSKAITAKLKDEGLSNTTGKAYTASATVPIGLEMTIRDWYKDPAALAEAQKSAGTKKKAAPKKKAAPKKVEAKAPAEDETVTTEAEVKQASPAVKVAAEGGSDEVAAADDGNVAVMDPPADAPVESFDTREETDGEKPGEPEVPAVAAEAPQADTPAGEAPAEETPAAAAEAPAPRNTDEPVVQPKISLASAADSQGPNVRPTITLENREAPTPAPQLTKLKPAEIQGPKVVREEAPEPDAGPRRRPAQRPGGGPSAGPGGTRFGPNAKTGGGVKSRVGAEEEEKKKAAGRSLSTRRRGDRRGEAMEKLREFTMADQIARRDALASAAASRAGFGRSVGKAARRGTSIRHEHDGPVTIHEPITVKSLSSATGLKGNQILRALMKNDIMTTINAGLETEVAEMVAMEFGLELDVIPAPTAEEKLAADFEKLELKNLQPCPPVVTILGHVDHGKTSLLDKIRNANVVAGESGGITQHTGAFTVFVDREGKKKEVTFIDTPGHQAFTAMRARGADMTDIVVLVVDAAQGVQPQTIESINHAKAADKPIVVAMNKIDLPDANPDMVLGQLASYGLNPAEWGGDTEIVRTSAETGEGIEQLLEILDLQAELMELTADPTVPVLGVVVEAEVRAGLGPTATVLVQQGTLKFGTPIIAGRAFGKIRTLRDSNNKNVKAAGPSMPVLIAGLNETPNAGDKVFGVESVKRAEEIAAEREQENREKELGGRNAVTLSNILGRMEDKEIATINLILKADVQGSIETLVDSIKNMGTDEVKVRILHSAVGAITESDIELANASEGIVIGFHVGIDEKARNLSDQRGVEVRAYKVIYEIFDDLKAAMSGLLEPEINEVYQGTVEIREVFKISRLGNIAGCFVTDGVIRRNDMFRLIRDGAPVVENLRLESLKRVKDDAREVKQGLECGIKIKNYDDIKIGDKLEGYIKEEVARTIE, encoded by the coding sequence TTGGCCAAAGCTAAGGGCAAACGCATCAGCGACCTTGCAAAAGAACTCGACATCCCGAGCAAAGCCATCACGGCCAAGCTCAAGGACGAGGGTTTGAGCAACACCACCGGCAAGGCGTACACCGCCTCCGCCACCGTGCCGATCGGTTTGGAAATGACCATCCGCGATTGGTACAAGGATCCTGCTGCGCTGGCCGAGGCCCAGAAGTCGGCCGGTACCAAGAAGAAGGCCGCGCCGAAGAAAAAAGCCGCCCCCAAGAAGGTCGAAGCCAAGGCCCCGGCTGAAGACGAAACCGTCACCACCGAAGCCGAAGTGAAGCAGGCCTCGCCCGCCGTGAAGGTTGCCGCCGAGGGCGGGTCTGACGAAGTCGCAGCGGCCGATGACGGCAACGTCGCGGTGATGGACCCGCCGGCCGACGCGCCTGTCGAGTCGTTCGACACACGCGAAGAAACCGACGGCGAAAAGCCCGGCGAGCCAGAGGTTCCGGCCGTCGCCGCCGAAGCACCCCAGGCCGATACGCCTGCCGGAGAAGCACCAGCCGAAGAAACGCCTGCCGCTGCCGCCGAGGCCCCGGCGCCGCGTAACACCGATGAGCCGGTCGTTCAGCCGAAGATTTCCCTCGCCAGCGCCGCCGACAGCCAAGGCCCCAACGTTCGTCCAACGATCACTCTGGAAAACCGCGAAGCACCGACGCCCGCTCCGCAGTTGACCAAGCTCAAGCCCGCTGAGATTCAAGGTCCCAAGGTCGTTCGGGAAGAAGCGCCTGAACCCGATGCCGGCCCCCGGCGTCGACCGGCCCAGCGGCCCGGTGGTGGCCCCAGCGCCGGCCCCGGCGGAACCCGATTCGGTCCCAACGCCAAGACCGGCGGCGGGGTCAAGTCCCGTGTCGGTGCCGAGGAAGAAGAGAAGAAAAAAGCAGCCGGCCGATCGCTTTCCACCCGCCGCCGTGGCGACCGTCGCGGCGAGGCGATGGAGAAGCTCCGCGAGTTCACGATGGCCGACCAGATCGCCCGACGCGATGCGTTGGCCTCCGCCGCAGCGTCCCGCGCCGGGTTCGGCCGATCCGTCGGCAAGGCCGCCCGCCGTGGCACTTCCATCCGCCACGAGCACGACGGCCCGGTCACCATCCACGAGCCGATCACCGTCAAGTCGCTCTCCTCCGCGACCGGTCTCAAGGGCAATCAGATTCTGCGGGCCCTGATGAAGAACGACATCATGACCACGATCAACGCCGGCCTCGAAACCGAGGTCGCGGAGATGGTGGCCATGGAGTTCGGCCTCGAACTCGATGTCATCCCGGCACCGACGGCCGAGGAAAAGCTCGCCGCCGACTTCGAGAAGCTTGAGCTCAAGAATCTTCAGCCTTGCCCGCCGGTTGTGACCATCCTCGGCCACGTCGACCACGGCAAAACCTCGCTGCTCGACAAGATCCGCAACGCCAACGTCGTCGCCGGCGAGTCCGGCGGCATCACCCAGCACACCGGGGCGTTCACCGTCTTCGTTGACCGCGAAGGCAAAAAGAAAGAGGTCACCTTCATCGACACGCCCGGCCACCAGGCGTTCACCGCGATGCGTGCCCGTGGTGCCGACATGACCGACATCGTCGTGTTGGTGGTCGATGCCGCCCAGGGCGTGCAGCCGCAGACGATCGAGTCGATCAACCACGCCAAGGCGGCCGACAAGCCGATCGTGGTCGCGATGAACAAGATCGACCTGCCCGACGCGAACCCGGACATGGTCCTGGGTCAGCTCGCGAGCTACGGGCTGAACCCGGCCGAGTGGGGCGGCGACACCGAGATCGTCCGCACCTCCGCCGAGACCGGCGAAGGCATCGAACAGCTCTTGGAGATCCTCGACCTGCAGGCCGAGCTCATGGAACTGACCGCCGATCCGACGGTGCCGGTGCTCGGTGTCGTCGTCGAGGCGGAAGTTCGTGCCGGGCTCGGCCCGACCGCGACGGTGCTGGTCCAGCAGGGCACCCTGAAGTTCGGCACCCCGATTATCGCCGGCCGCGCCTTCGGCAAGATCCGCACCCTCCGTGACTCCAACAACAAGAACGTCAAGGCGGCAGGTCCGTCGATGCCGGTGCTCATCGCCGGCCTCAACGAGACGCCCAACGCTGGCGACAAGGTCTTTGGCGTCGAGTCGGTCAAGCGGGCCGAGGAAATCGCCGCTGAGCGCGAGCAGGAGAACCGCGAGAAGGAACTGGGAGGTCGCAACGCCGTCACGCTCTCCAACATCCTTGGCCGCATGGAGGACAAGGAGATCGCGACGATCAACCTCATCCTCAAGGCCGACGTCCAAGGCTCCATCGAAACCCTGGTCGATTCGATCAAGAACATGGGCACCGACGAGGTGAAGGTGCGCATCCTCCACTCCGCCGTCGGTGCGATCACCGAGTCGGACATCGAACTGGCCAACGCCTCCGAGGGCATCGTCATCGGTTTCCACGTCGGCATCGACGAGAAAGCCCGCAACCTTTCCGACCAGCGCGGCGTCGAGGTTCGCGCTTACAAGGTCATCTATGAGATCTTCGACGACCTCAAGGCGGCCATGTCCGGCCTGCTCGAGCCGGAGATCAACGAGGTCTACCAGGGCACCGTTGAGATCCGCGAGGTGTTCAAGATCAGCCGACTCGGCAACATCGCCGGCTGCTTCGTCACCGACGGCGTTATCCGCCGCAACGACATGTTCCGCCTCATCCGCGACGGCGCACCGGTGGTCGAGAACCTTCGCCTCGAATCGCTCAAGCGTGTCAAGGACGACGCACGCGAGGTCAAGCAGGGCCTGGAGTGTGGTATCAAGATCAAGAACTACGACGACATCAAGATCGGCGACAAACTCGAAGGCTACATCAAGGAAGAGGTGGCCCGGACGATCGAGTGA
- a CDS encoding DUF503 domain-containing protein: MTLALLTLSFSIDHAYSLKDKRSAMKGFKEKLKHRFNVSVAETDFHDVWNRAELSVAMVGTDHGYVEGALQKVIDFASNHPDAQLDDHRTEYF, translated from the coding sequence ATGACCCTCGCACTTCTGACTCTCTCCTTCTCCATCGACCACGCCTACTCGCTCAAGGATAAACGCTCGGCCATGAAGGGGTTCAAGGAAAAGCTCAAGCACCGCTTCAATGTGTCGGTCGCCGAAACCGACTTCCACGATGTGTGGAATCGAGCCGAGTTGAGCGTCGCGATGGTCGGCACCGACCACGGTTACGTTGAGGGTGCCCTGCAGAAAGTGATCGACTTCGCCAGCAATCACCCCGACGCCCAACTCGACGACCACCGCACCGAATACTTCTGA
- the rbfA gene encoding 30S ribosome-binding factor RbfA, translating into MNNRRPEKLASYIREEVAGMIQRGLDDPRLEGVLVSVTRAKVSPDLAYADVYVSLLGADTRHTAAIEALKAAAGKFRGELGRGMRTRSVPVLRFQIDEQLKKEMQVLDLLRQAEREREERDQTESSSTARETTTD; encoded by the coding sequence GTGAACAATCGCCGTCCCGAAAAACTCGCCAGCTACATCCGCGAAGAAGTCGCGGGCATGATCCAGCGCGGTCTTGACGATCCGCGCTTGGAAGGTGTGCTCGTGAGCGTGACCCGTGCCAAGGTGTCGCCGGATCTGGCGTACGCGGATGTGTACGTCTCGCTGCTGGGTGCCGACACGCGTCACACCGCGGCGATCGAAGCGCTCAAAGCCGCGGCTGGCAAGTTCCGCGGCGAACTCGGCCGTGGCATGCGGACCCGCTCGGTGCCAGTGCTGCGTTTCCAGATCGACGAACAATTGAAGAAGGAGATGCAGGTCCTCGACCTGCTCCGCCAAGCCGAACGTGAACGCGAGGAGCGCGACCAGACTGAATCGAGTTCCACCGCCAGGGAAACCACCACCGACTAG
- the hisG gene encoding ATP phosphoribosyltransferase — protein MSSPLPDNVLRLGLPSGSMQSSTFELFNKAGYHISARDRSVFPGINDEQIKCILFRAQEMSRYVVDDIVDCGLTGYDWIVENGNADDVEEICELTYSRASSRPAKWVLCVPDESPIKKPEDLAGKLIATELVNTTKRYFEQKNIPVRVEFSWGTTEIKARIVDGIVDLTETGGSLRANNLRILDTLLESTIRFVASRKALGVPWKREKIENIAMLLEGAIRARSKSGLKLNCTADNKDKILGYLPALKSPTINETVDGGFAIEIIIDENLERDLIPRLKRDGATEIFSYPLNKIIP, from the coding sequence ATGTCCTCGCCGCTCCCTGACAACGTACTCCGCCTGGGTCTGCCGTCCGGCTCCATGCAGTCGTCGACGTTCGAACTGTTCAACAAGGCCGGCTACCACATCTCCGCCCGCGATCGCTCGGTCTTTCCCGGCATCAACGACGAGCAAATCAAGTGCATCCTGTTCCGCGCCCAGGAGATGTCTCGCTACGTCGTCGATGACATCGTCGACTGCGGCCTCACCGGCTACGACTGGATCGTCGAGAACGGCAATGCTGACGACGTCGAGGAAATCTGCGAACTGACCTACTCCCGCGCCAGCAGCCGCCCGGCCAAGTGGGTCCTTTGCGTTCCCGATGAGTCGCCGATCAAGAAGCCCGAAGACCTCGCCGGCAAGCTCATCGCCACCGAGCTGGTCAACACGACCAAACGCTACTTCGAGCAGAAGAACATCCCCGTCCGCGTGGAGTTCAGCTGGGGTACCACCGAGATCAAGGCCCGCATTGTTGACGGCATCGTGGACCTCACCGAGACCGGTGGCAGTCTGCGGGCCAACAACCTGCGCATCCTCGACACGCTGCTGGAGTCGACGATCCGTTTCGTCGCGAGCCGCAAGGCGTTGGGCGTGCCGTGGAAGCGCGAGAAAATCGAAAACATCGCGATGCTCCTCGAAGGTGCGATCCGCGCCCGCAGTAAGAGCGGTCTCAAGCTCAACTGCACCGCCGACAACAAGGACAAGATCCTTGGCTACCTCCCCGCACTCAAGAGCCCAACGATCAACGAAACCGTCGACGGCGGCTTCGCCATCGAAATCATCATCGACGAAAACCTCGAACGCGACCTCATCCCGCGCCTCAAGCGTGACGGCGCGACCGAGATTTTCTCCTACCCGCTGAACAAGATCATTCCCTGA
- a CDS encoding YebC/PmpR family DNA-binding transcriptional regulator, which translates to MAGHSHWANIKHKKARVDAKRAKVWGKIAKKIMVAAKGGSDPTDNLALRYVIDEAKAANMPKGTIENAVAKGAGELGGQTFEEIVYEGYGPNGVAILLEILTDNRNRTAGEIRNLFDRNGGNLATSGSVAFQFQKKGIIAVETDKAEEEQLMELALEAGAEDVVNEGEIYEIVTEPSAYVPVKDALAAADIEVADAELKNVPDTTVELDIESAKKVVKLIDLFDDQDDVQTVSHNAEIPEEALAS; encoded by the coding sequence ATGGCCGGACACAGCCACTGGGCGAACATCAAGCACAAGAAGGCTCGCGTCGATGCCAAGCGGGCCAAGGTCTGGGGCAAGATCGCCAAGAAGATCATGGTCGCCGCCAAGGGCGGCTCCGACCCGACCGACAACCTCGCCTTACGCTACGTCATCGACGAGGCCAAGGCAGCCAACATGCCCAAGGGCACGATCGAAAACGCCGTCGCCAAGGGTGCCGGCGAGCTCGGCGGGCAGACGTTCGAGGAGATCGTTTACGAAGGCTACGGCCCCAATGGCGTCGCCATCCTCCTCGAAATCCTAACCGACAACCGCAACCGCACCGCCGGCGAAATCCGCAACCTCTTCGACCGCAACGGCGGCAACCTCGCCACTTCCGGCTCCGTCGCGTTCCAGTTCCAGAAGAAGGGCATCATCGCCGTCGAGACCGACAAGGCCGAGGAAGAACAACTCATGGAGCTCGCCCTCGAAGCCGGTGCCGAGGACGTGGTGAACGAAGGCGAGATTTACGAGATTGTCACCGAGCCGAGCGCGTACGTCCCGGTCAAGGACGCCCTCGCTGCGGCCGACATCGAAGTCGCCGACGCCGAACTGAAAAACGTCCCCGACACCACCGTCGAACTCGACATCGAGAGTGCCAAGAAAGTCGTCAAGCTCATCGACCTTTTCGACGACCAGGATGACGTGCAGACCGTGAGTCACAACGCCGAGATTCCCGAGGAAGCGCTGGCGAGCTAG
- a CDS encoding O-antigen ligase family protein — protein MTDEQPKGIAAAHAVWLTRFAWVLAVGVVLARVTVSESVRDVLQVVPLGPENVAAPRGVHASVTAVLNFIACLPALLVLTRRVLDPTYVLRPTLGVLLAVPLVAWTCLSVGWSDDKLVAASESAHWVAAAALLFAVNQLVRTWLRFRQAAAVGIAVLFVLCVRGVQFQVDELPAVQEQFAQQRAQFLAAQGLEPDSPQAEAYERRINSGAPQGFSTSPNTFGATLVLGCIIAGGLALQRFKDKDASGLAALPLLAIPVALWLLYLTSSKAGFGGLIFGAIGLAAVWQFAPRWSKQHGTAFTVGLVVFALATVAGLALLAAGLVPIPSLAFRWNYWVGSAGAFAQVPIFGTGFGNFGDAWLVHRPANAAEEIRDPHNTLVRFAVELGIVGGVLALAWFGRLAWETTRSAAAPTGSGTPRSFASFFLIAPALAFLISFVAVVDLRMPFDYVLLTTANRAIFFAALVIGLIVGAVLAVDKIDADNRPAPLLAGGVAVAVGVFFVQSLLDVALFEPGSLFVWVLLVGALVGVRTPSVAGKPMRTMAALGFTGLAYLLLIAAGIAYVFPIVHGQWHADIADGMVREGRFDAAVPEYDHAFDVMPVGDPDLLIRKGNALIYAGRDPVLVMDTLDRAIAERGEKFGYYQRRAELERRMSEPQVVRIIADLTRAVELNPQEIRIRLDLADELRAFGDNAGAIEQYEAVLEINEQYDDAEPERLGQDRVAEINARITELTENTAD, from the coding sequence GTGACCGATGAGCAACCCAAGGGCATCGCTGCGGCTCACGCGGTCTGGCTGACGCGGTTCGCGTGGGTGCTGGCCGTGGGTGTGGTGCTCGCGCGGGTGACGGTCAGTGAGTCGGTGCGGGACGTGTTGCAGGTCGTGCCGCTCGGGCCGGAGAACGTGGCGGCGCCACGCGGGGTGCATGCGTCGGTCACGGCGGTGCTCAACTTCATCGCGTGCCTGCCGGCGTTGCTGGTGCTCACGCGGCGCGTGCTGGATCCGACGTACGTGCTTCGGCCGACGCTCGGCGTGTTGCTCGCGGTGCCGTTGGTCGCTTGGACGTGCCTGTCGGTCGGCTGGTCGGACGACAAGCTGGTGGCGGCATCGGAGTCGGCGCACTGGGTCGCGGCGGCGGCGTTGCTCTTTGCCGTAAACCAGCTGGTACGCACATGGCTGCGCTTCCGACAGGCGGCGGCAGTCGGGATCGCGGTGCTGTTCGTGCTTTGCGTGCGTGGGGTGCAATTTCAGGTCGACGAACTGCCGGCCGTGCAGGAGCAGTTCGCACAGCAGCGGGCGCAGTTCCTCGCGGCCCAAGGACTCGAACCCGACAGCCCGCAGGCAGAAGCGTACGAACGCCGGATCAACAGCGGCGCCCCGCAGGGCTTTTCCACCTCGCCCAACACCTTCGGCGCGACGCTCGTGCTCGGCTGCATCATCGCCGGCGGATTAGCGCTTCAGCGTTTCAAGGACAAGGACGCGTCGGGCCTAGCCGCCCTGCCGCTGCTGGCGATCCCGGTCGCGCTTTGGCTGCTGTATCTCACCTCAAGCAAGGCCGGCTTCGGCGGCTTGATCTTCGGGGCGATCGGCCTGGCAGCGGTGTGGCAGTTCGCGCCGCGCTGGTCCAAGCAGCACGGCACGGCGTTCACCGTCGGGCTCGTCGTCTTCGCCCTCGCCACCGTGGCAGGGCTCGCGCTGCTCGCGGCGGGGTTGGTGCCGATCCCGTCGTTGGCGTTCCGCTGGAACTACTGGGTCGGCTCGGCCGGCGCGTTCGCACAGGTGCCGATCTTCGGCACGGGTTTCGGCAACTTCGGCGACGCATGGCTCGTGCATCGACCGGCCAACGCGGCCGAGGAGATCCGCGACCCGCACAACACTCTGGTCCGTTTCGCCGTCGAGCTCGGCATCGTCGGCGGGGTGCTTGCGTTGGCGTGGTTCGGTCGGCTCGCGTGGGAAACCACCCGCTCCGCCGCCGCGCCGACCGGCAGCGGCACCCCGCGCTCGTTCGCCAGCTTCTTCCTGATCGCACCGGCGCTGGCGTTTCTCATCAGCTTTGTCGCGGTCGTCGATCTGCGGATGCCGTTCGACTATGTCCTGCTCACGACGGCCAACCGGGCGATCTTTTTCGCGGCGCTGGTGATCGGGCTGATCGTCGGGGCGGTGCTCGCGGTCGACAAGATCGACGCCGACAACCGGCCCGCCCCACTGCTGGCCGGGGGCGTGGCGGTGGCGGTGGGCGTGTTCTTCGTGCAGTCGCTTCTCGACGTGGCACTGTTCGAGCCGGGGTCATTGTTCGTGTGGGTGTTGCTGGTCGGGGCGCTGGTCGGCGTGCGGACGCCGAGCGTCGCGGGCAAGCCGATGCGCACGATGGCGGCACTGGGCTTTACTGGACTGGCGTACCTGCTGCTCATCGCGGCGGGGATCGCGTACGTCTTCCCGATCGTCCACGGCCAGTGGCACGCGGACATCGCCGATGGCATGGTGCGTGAGGGTCGGTTCGACGCCGCTGTACCTGAGTACGACCACGCCTTCGACGTCATGCCCGTCGGCGACCCGGACCTGCTCATCCGCAAGGGGAATGCTTTGATTTATGCCGGCCGCGATCCGGTGTTGGTCATGGACACGCTCGATCGGGCCATCGCCGAGCGTGGCGAAAAGTTCGGGTACTACCAACGCCGGGCCGAGCTCGAGCGACGCATGTCGGAGCCGCAGGTGGTGCGGATCATCGCCGACCTGACACGGGCCGTCGAACTCAACCCGCAAGAGATTCGCATCCGCCTCGACCTTGCGGACGAACTACGTGCCTTCGGTGACAACGCCGGTGCGATCGAGCAATACGAGGCGGTGCTGGAGATCAACGAGCAGTACGACGACGCTGAACCGGAAAGGCTTGGGCAGGATCGCGTGGCGGAGATCAACGCACGAATCACGGAGTTGACCGAAAACACCGCCGACTAG
- a CDS encoding MraY family glycosyltransferase — translation MPIVLLIAFLVALAISAGTTAAMKRIAPCYGLVANPGAHRSHKKSTPLGGGVGIFAGLVLPLSVGLILLPFADLGIDPHLLGGVNRQTSLAFGFLSCCTALMMLGLVDDRRPLGAFLKLGVQIAVTATFVALFDVRLLTTLGYMPSVVLTVLWITAVTNAFNFLDNMDGLSAGVATVCSVALLVAAMSVEPPQWFVAGTLALLIGALVGFLLFNFPPASIFMGDAGSLVIGFVLGVLTVRTTFLPADADFGARWYAVLAPLLVLALPLYDMVTVCTIRIARGKSPFKADNNHFSHRLVARGMSRRTAVLCLYLVAACTSIAAIILPQVQSHIAAALIVSQVGLILGVVALLEQHPLPEDRR, via the coding sequence GTGCCGATCGTCCTGCTCATCGCATTTCTCGTCGCTCTCGCCATCTCGGCGGGCACGACCGCAGCGATGAAACGGATCGCCCCGTGCTACGGGCTCGTCGCCAACCCCGGTGCTCATCGCAGTCATAAGAAGTCGACGCCCCTCGGCGGCGGGGTCGGGATCTTCGCAGGTCTCGTGCTGCCGTTGTCGGTCGGACTGATCCTGCTCCCATTCGCGGACTTGGGCATTGACCCGCATCTGCTTGGCGGCGTCAATCGACAGACCTCGCTCGCCTTCGGCTTCCTAAGCTGCTGCACGGCCCTCATGATGCTTGGCCTCGTTGACGACCGCCGGCCGCTCGGAGCGTTTCTCAAGCTCGGCGTGCAGATCGCCGTCACCGCGACGTTTGTTGCACTGTTCGACGTGCGGCTGCTGACGACGCTCGGCTACATGCCGAGCGTCGTGCTCACCGTGCTCTGGATCACCGCCGTCACCAACGCGTTCAACTTCCTCGACAACATGGACGGGCTTTCGGCCGGCGTCGCGACGGTGTGCAGTGTGGCGCTGCTGGTCGCGGCGATGAGCGTTGAGCCGCCACAGTGGTTCGTCGCCGGGACGCTCGCGTTGCTCATCGGGGCGCTGGTCGGGTTTCTGCTATTCAACTTCCCGCCGGCGTCGATCTTCATGGGCGACGCGGGGTCGCTGGTGATCGGGTTCGTTCTGGGCGTGTTGACGGTGCGGACGACGTTCCTGCCGGCCGACGCGGACTTCGGGGCGCGGTGGTACGCGGTGCTCGCGCCGTTGCTCGTGCTGGCGTTGCCGTTGTACGACATGGTCACGGTCTGCACGATCCGCATCGCCCGTGGCAAGAGCCCGTTCAAGGCCGACAACAACCACTTCAGCCATCGCCTGGTCGCGCGCGGGATGTCGCGGCGGACTGCGGTGCTCTGCTTGTACCTGGTCGCCGCCTGCACGAGCATCGCGGCGATCATTCTGCCGCAGGTGCAAAGCCACATCGCCGCGGCCTTGATCGTGAGCCAGGTCGGGCTCATCCTCGGCGTCGTCGCCCTGCTCGAACAACACCCGCTGCCGGAAGATCGACGATGA